The Carboxydocella sporoproducens DSM 16521 DNA segment CAAAGTTGATATGGAAAAAATCTTCCATGAGGTAGAATGGCCAACCCTCTTCTTCTTTATTGGACTATTTATCCTGGTAGGGGGGTTGGTAGAAGTAGGAATAATCAAAGCCATGGCTGAAAAATCTCTGGAAATAACTGAAGGTAATCTCACCTTTGCTGCAATGTTAATTTTATGGGTTTCTGCCATTGCTTCCGCCTTTGTAGATAATATTCCCTTTGTTGCTACCATGATTCCGCTCATCAAAACCATGGGCCAGCTGGGGAACATGGGCAATATTGAACCTTTATGGTGGGCTTTGTCTTTAGGAGCATGTCTGGGGGGAAATGGTACCATTATCGGTGCATCAGCCAATGTTATTGTGGCAGGGATGGCTGAACGTCAGGGCTATCCTATGACATTTGTTGGCTTTATGCGAATTGCTTTTCCCCTGATGATAGTCTCGATAATTATCAGCTCAGCATATATTTATCTCAGATATTTGTTATAGGGGGAAAATAAATGCGTATCCTGATCAGCAACGATGATGGGATCTGGGCCCCTGGTCTCAGGGCCCTGGTAGAAGCACTAAAGCCCCTTGGTGAAATTTTTGTTGTCGCCCCTGATCGGGAAAGAAGTGCAACAGGACATGGTATCACTGTTCACTGGCCCCTGAAAGTAGAACAGGTTGATTTTGGCATTACCGGGGTGCAAGCCTGGTCAGTTGAAGGTACACCCGCCGATTGTGTAAAGCTAGGAATTGAGGTTTTGACTGCGGGTAGTCGTCCTGATGTAGTTGTATCCGGGATCAACAAGGGCCCTAATCTGGGCACGGATGTTCTGTATTCTGGCACAGTTTCTGCAGCCATTGAGGCTATTATAAACGAAGTCCCGGGAATTGCTGTCTCATTGGCCAGCTATCAAGACTTCAACTTTGCAGCTACTGGAAAAGTCGCTGCCTACATGGTTGAAAAATTATTGGAACATGGGATTTCAGAAGATACTATTCTCAATGTAAATGTACCGCCACTGCCGCTGGATAAACTGAAAGGAATAAAAGTAACCAGACTGGGTCAAAGAAGATATCAAAATGCTTTTCACGAGCGAAGAGATCCGCGCGGCAGGGTTTATTACTGGATTGGCGGGGAACCGATAGATCTAGATGCCAGTCAAGACACAGATATCTGGGCGATTGAAGCAGGATATGTTGCTGTTACACCAATACACTTTGATTTAACCAATTATAAAATCATCCAGGAAGTAGATGGCTGGGATTTGTCGCTGAAATAAATTGGCATTAACCCCTGAAAAAAACAGGGGTTATTTTTTTTACCTTTATTACCTCTAAAATCATAAAGAAAATAAATAAATCTTTCTTTATAATAATTTTGAGGTGATATTATGAAAAAGGTTATCCTGGTGAATTTGCTCACGGGAGTAATGATTTTTGGACTCTTGTTTTTATATAACCAAAATAATATTGAAAAGCTTTTTAAGGACAATCCTTCTGTAATGCAAGTAAAAGTAAATGACCAGCAAATTAACATTAAGCTTAACTTCTCTTCAACCCTTTCTGAAAACCTGATTAATATTTTAGAAAATACACCGCCTGATTATAAAATTTATTTTATTTCCGAAAGCAATAAGCAAATTGATACTTTTTGGCAAAAACACAAG contains these protein-coding regions:
- the surE gene encoding 5'/3'-nucleotidase SurE; translation: MRILISNDDGIWAPGLRALVEALKPLGEIFVVAPDRERSATGHGITVHWPLKVEQVDFGITGVQAWSVEGTPADCVKLGIEVLTAGSRPDVVVSGINKGPNLGTDVLYSGTVSAAIEAIINEVPGIAVSLASYQDFNFAATGKVAAYMVEKLLEHGISEDTILNVNVPPLPLDKLKGIKVTRLGQRRYQNAFHERRDPRGRVYYWIGGEPIDLDASQDTDIWAIEAGYVAVTPIHFDLTNYKIIQEVDGWDLSLK